A single genomic interval of Lewinellaceae bacterium harbors:
- a CDS encoding DUF2236 domain-containing protein, producing the protein MSLNALTDHQEIAYLLVCHVFPWDTERALELALFRTFSIPSISKLTASTGELANRPRKRYDDTELILFEILEQGYDSERAKRAFSRMNKMHGSYAISNDDMLYVLSTFIFEPIWWNAKFGWRPLRQNEKESGFYFFREVGKRMGIRELPEDMDQFETWSKDYEAKHARFSEDNYTIGKPTFDLVLGFYMPKWMFPLGRPFLLAMLDEQLVENMGFRHPPVWIRKLVFTIMNIRKRIVRMLPEPSKPRLGTRKRRPTYPEGYKIEELGTFPGRNGKPGIL; encoded by the coding sequence ATGTCGTTAAACGCGCTGACTGATCATCAGGAGATCGCCTATTTACTGGTTTGTCATGTCTTCCCCTGGGATACCGAGCGTGCGTTGGAACTTGCTTTGTTCAGAACTTTTTCCATTCCCTCCATATCCAAACTAACTGCCTCCACCGGTGAACTAGCGAATCGACCACGAAAAAGGTACGATGATACCGAACTCATATTATTTGAAATTCTTGAACAGGGCTATGACAGTGAGCGAGCTAAAAGAGCTTTTAGCCGGATGAATAAAATGCATGGCTCTTATGCCATCTCCAACGATGATATGCTCTATGTGCTCAGCACTTTTATTTTTGAACCCATCTGGTGGAATGCCAAGTTTGGATGGAGGCCTCTCCGCCAAAATGAAAAGGAATCCGGATTTTATTTTTTCCGGGAAGTGGGTAAAAGAATGGGGATCCGTGAATTACCGGAAGATATGGATCAATTCGAGACATGGAGCAAAGATTATGAGGCGAAACATGCCCGCTTCAGCGAAGACAACTACACCATCGGCAAGCCTACCTTTGATCTTGTTTTAGGATTTTATATGCCCAAATGGATGTTCCCGCTGGGCCGGCCCTTCCTCCTGGCCATGCTGGATGAACAATTGGTGGAAAATATGGGATTTAGACATCCACCAGTATGGATCCGCAAACTGGTTTTCACCATCATGAACATCCGTAAGCGGATTGTTCGTATGTTGCCGGAACCCTCCAAGCCCCGGTTAGGGACCCGCAAACGACGACCGACCTATCCGGAAGGATATAAAATCGAGGAGTTAGGTACATTTCCGGGAAGAAATGGAAAGCCAGGAATTTTGTAA
- a CDS encoding beta-lactamase family protein, translating into MRIIYGLMIKNNRVQANYLIAWTFLLIILLPGSAITQVELIPNLWKEALQQTYLLRNEGGLIPIKHLESTRIRYFSLGLDDQVVKDYLSRYTLIENGPDASTPYPAVKAKDVFERTWAQTVQIMAININTLDETSLEHIRQLALKGPTILLAFGSAAAWTGKQLPEAVAAVIWTPGDLPEQQAVAAQLVFGGVSVENELGFDLNDAFKAGTGLNSGPVIRLGYAPPAYVQMDRTMLVDSIQSIARQSIDAHAFPGMQVLVAKDGYVVYHEAFGHQTYTESTPLSRNDIYDFASVTKVTAGLPCLMQFHDQGRLPLDAPLQDFWPSLKRSNKGDIPLREVLAHNARLIPYITFWQKAKKKNGSWRAHTFKQDSSSRYNIWITDSLWLYKNYQKQIVKAIKKSEFNPKPGYVYSGLLFLMIPEFVKRMTGLPFDEYVRKTFYRPLGAYTLTHRPYEYFPLDRIVPTENDTFFRHEQVHGSVHDENAAMMGGVSSNAGLFGNANDLAKLAEMYLQFGTYGGQRFISDSTFQEFTRCQYCNEGNRRGLGFDKPLIEYDPKTSSVSEEASPASFGHSGYTGTFFWVDPDYHLVYIFFSNRVYPTRLSTGIYNLNVRPRIQDAIYKSFIHKL; encoded by the coding sequence ATGCGCATCATCTACGGATTAATGATTAAAAATAATCGAGTACAGGCTAACTACCTAATAGCTTGGACATTCCTCCTGATCATACTCCTTCCCGGCAGCGCCATCACGCAGGTTGAACTGATCCCAAATTTATGGAAAGAAGCCCTCCAACAGACCTATCTATTGAGAAATGAGGGTGGCCTGATACCCATCAAGCATCTGGAATCCACCCGGATTCGTTATTTCTCACTGGGACTGGATGATCAGGTTGTCAAGGATTACCTATCCCGTTATACACTTATTGAAAACGGTCCGGATGCCTCGACCCCCTACCCCGCGGTCAAAGCCAAAGATGTGTTCGAGCGGACCTGGGCACAGACCGTCCAGATCATGGCAATCAATATAAATACCCTGGATGAGACAAGCCTGGAACATATCCGTCAGCTTGCACTGAAAGGTCCGACCATCTTGCTGGCATTCGGATCTGCTGCTGCCTGGACTGGCAAACAACTGCCGGAGGCTGTCGCCGCCGTCATTTGGACGCCAGGTGATCTGCCTGAACAGCAGGCGGTAGCAGCTCAGCTGGTGTTCGGGGGAGTAAGCGTTGAAAATGAACTGGGATTTGATCTGAATGATGCGTTTAAAGCCGGTACCGGTCTTAACAGCGGGCCGGTGATCCGGCTCGGCTACGCTCCACCTGCCTATGTACAGATGGACCGGACAATGCTGGTCGACAGTATCCAGTCCATCGCCCGGCAGAGCATCGATGCGCATGCATTTCCGGGTATGCAGGTATTGGTTGCCAAGGATGGATATGTCGTTTATCATGAAGCTTTTGGCCATCAAACCTATACGGAAAGCACTCCATTGAGCCGGAATGATATTTACGACTTTGCCTCGGTCACCAAAGTTACCGCCGGGTTGCCTTGTCTTATGCAATTCCATGATCAGGGACGCCTGCCTTTAGATGCACCTCTTCAGGATTTCTGGCCCAGCCTCAAACGAAGTAATAAAGGGGATATTCCACTCCGTGAGGTATTAGCCCATAATGCCCGCCTTATACCCTACATCACCTTCTGGCAAAAAGCAAAAAAGAAGAATGGTAGCTGGCGTGCCCATACCTTTAAGCAGGACTCTTCATCCCGCTACAACATCTGGATTACCGACTCCCTGTGGCTGTATAAAAATTATCAGAAGCAGATTGTGAAGGCGATAAAGAAGTCCGAATTCAATCCGAAGCCAGGATATGTCTATTCCGGTTTGCTCTTTCTGATGATACCCGAGTTCGTCAAGCGAATGACCGGCTTGCCTTTTGACGAATATGTCCGCAAAACTTTTTACCGGCCGTTGGGTGCCTATACCTTAACACACAGGCCTTATGAATACTTCCCATTGGACCGCATTGTACCGACTGAAAATGATACCTTCTTCCGCCATGAACAGGTACATGGGAGCGTACACGATGAAAATGCCGCCATGATGGGGGGGGTGTCTTCCAATGCGGGACTGTTCGGGAATGCAAATGACCTCGCCAAACTGGCCGAAATGTACCTGCAATTCGGCACCTATGGAGGTCAGCGGTTTATCTCGGATTCCACTTTTCAGGAATTTACCCGATGTCAGTATTGCAATGAAGGCAACCGCAGAGGCCTGGGTTTTGACAAACCACTGATCGAATACGATCCAAAGACCAGTTCTGTCAGTGAAGAAGCCAGTCCTGCAAGTTTTGGGCATTCCGGGTACACCGGCACCTTCTTCTGGGTTGACCCGGACTATCACCTGGTGTACATCTTCTTCTCAAACCGGGTCTATCCTACCCGCTTAAGTACCGGGATTTATAACCTCAATGTCCGTCCCCGCATTCAGGATGCCATCTACAAGAGTTTTATCCATAAATTGTGA
- a CDS encoding D-alanyl-D-alanine carboxypeptidase has protein sequence MMRIRCIFGLSLLMSVAILSCSSPNILVKGKRKELKKQIEQDPIFQAQFTGFALYDPVVDSLLVDVQAHRYFTPASNTKILTLYTGLRIMGDSLPLLKYALIGDTMIIKGTGYPGTEYAPLPESHQLQEFLQASKKIIAYADVFEDDAFGPGWSWADFQWYYQAERNAMPLYGNVVAAKGDSLSRHVRMSPSYFSQLVYPVPDTSYPKGFIWRDQQENIFYYNGQPFDSTGYERQIPMHLSAALTRSLLGDLAGRPVIAWQRPLENMQWQTLYTEIPADSIYRHMMQVSDNFLAEQLLLTASGVLTDTLQAEKAIGFMLKEELKDLPDQPQWVDGSGLSRYNLTTPASTVRLLKYVYQLKGMTWIKGIFPVGGVSGTIENWYAGPEGKPYVWAKTGSLQNNHCLSGFLEARSGKVYIFSFMNNHFNGSANPARRAMQQKLEWIYWNG, from the coding sequence ATGATGCGCATACGATGTATTTTTGGCTTGAGCCTGCTGATGAGTGTGGCGATCCTGAGTTGTTCTTCACCGAATATCCTGGTAAAAGGTAAGCGGAAGGAACTAAAAAAACAAATTGAACAGGATCCTATTTTTCAGGCCCAATTTACCGGATTTGCACTCTACGACCCCGTGGTGGATTCCCTTTTAGTAGATGTACAGGCACATCGCTATTTCACTCCTGCCTCCAATACCAAGATATTGACGCTCTACACCGGTTTACGGATCATGGGTGATTCCTTACCCTTGCTGAAGTATGCGTTAATCGGTGATACCATGATTATTAAAGGCACCGGGTATCCGGGTACGGAGTACGCACCCTTGCCGGAAAGCCATCAGTTGCAGGAATTCTTGCAGGCAAGCAAGAAGATCATTGCTTATGCGGATGTATTTGAGGATGATGCTTTCGGGCCGGGATGGTCCTGGGCGGATTTCCAATGGTACTATCAGGCAGAACGCAATGCGATGCCCCTGTACGGTAATGTGGTTGCTGCCAAAGGAGATTCTCTTTCCCGCCATGTAAGGATGTCCCCGTCTTATTTTTCGCAGTTGGTTTATCCGGTACCGGACACATCCTACCCTAAAGGTTTCATCTGGAGGGATCAGCAGGAGAATATTTTTTATTACAACGGCCAGCCTTTTGACAGCACCGGGTACGAACGCCAAATTCCGATGCATCTCAGCGCAGCCTTAACCAGATCGTTGCTCGGGGATCTTGCCGGCAGGCCCGTAATTGCCTGGCAGCGGCCGCTGGAGAATATGCAGTGGCAAACGCTATATACGGAAATTCCGGCCGACTCCATTTACCGCCATATGATGCAGGTCAGTGATAACTTCCTGGCGGAGCAATTGCTGCTTACCGCTTCCGGTGTGCTCACGGATACACTGCAGGCGGAGAAAGCCATCGGGTTTATGCTGAAAGAGGAATTGAAGGACTTGCCCGATCAGCCCCAGTGGGTAGATGGATCCGGGCTGAGCCGCTACAACCTCACTACGCCGGCTTCTACCGTCCGGCTTCTGAAGTATGTCTACCAGTTGAAAGGTATGACCTGGATCAAGGGCATTTTTCCGGTAGGAGGGGTGTCGGGCACCATTGAGAACTGGTATGCCGGTCCGGAAGGGAAGCCCTATGTATGGGCCAAGACCGGGAGCCTGCAAAACAATCATTGCCTGAGCGGTTTCCTGGAAGCCCGGTCCGGTAAGGTTTACATCTTCAGTTTTATGAACAATCACTTCAACGGATCCGCGAACCCCGCCCGTAGGGCCATGCAGCAAAAGCTGGAATGGATCTACTGGAATGGGTGA
- the trxA gene encoding thioredoxin: protein MSLLDDILTRSREVPVLVDFWAPWCGPCRVLGPVLEQLAQENKGSWELMKVNTEDHQDIATKYNIYSIPDVKLFWKGEVIGQFVGALPKSQIQAWLQENLPDEGKDELNALLASAIGWPDAEFVTGMSLYVLEHPEKIEARALLAKHLVFDDPDRALQLVEDIRMADPSYDTAQYVRELAHFMSQKLSDGSPAGQKMTAAQLACQSGDIESAIKLVIDAVSIEKSFQDELPRKVGVALFQALGNTNPLTRQYRKLFDMMLY, encoded by the coding sequence ATGAGTTTACTCGATGATATACTAACACGTAGCCGGGAGGTGCCGGTATTGGTTGACTTTTGGGCTCCCTGGTGTGGCCCCTGTCGTGTACTGGGCCCGGTCCTCGAACAGCTGGCTCAGGAAAACAAAGGTTCCTGGGAACTTATGAAGGTAAATACAGAGGACCATCAGGACATCGCAACCAAATACAACATTTATTCGATACCCGATGTAAAGTTGTTCTGGAAAGGAGAAGTTATCGGACAATTTGTCGGCGCCCTGCCTAAAAGCCAGATCCAGGCCTGGCTGCAGGAGAACCTGCCGGATGAAGGCAAGGATGAACTGAATGCACTGCTGGCATCAGCCATCGGCTGGCCGGATGCGGAATTTGTCACCGGGATGTCCCTGTATGTGCTGGAGCATCCCGAAAAGATTGAAGCCAGAGCATTGCTAGCCAAGCACCTGGTCTTCGACGACCCCGATCGGGCCCTTCAGCTGGTAGAGGATATCCGTATGGCCGATCCATCCTACGATACCGCGCAATACGTCCGTGAATTAGCTCATTTTATGTCCCAAAAATTGTCGGACGGCTCGCCGGCGGGGCAAAAAATGACCGCAGCACAGCTTGCCTGCCAATCCGGAGATATTGAATCCGCCATCAAACTGGTCATCGATGCCGTAAGCATTGAAAAGTCCTTCCAGGACGAATTGCCCCGTAAAGTTGGTGTAGCGCTGTTTCAGGCCCTGGGGAATACCAACCCCCTCACCAGGCAATACCGTAAGCTGTTTGATATGATGCTCTATTAG